The genomic segment TGTGCTCATTATTGTGCTAACGGCTCTAGCTTTTTATGTTTCTAAACGGTGGACGGGGAGCAAACACTATGAGATGCTCGGTAGGGGACACGTAACGTCACGTGAAACGGATGCGAAGTGGGGGATGCGGGGTATCATCTACACCTTTATCGGTGGATTGACGTTGACGGCGTTGCTGCCACACATCAGTGTGATCCTTGTGTCCTTGACCCCGGATGCAAGCCAGTGGCGATTGAGTGTGTTACCGCAATCGTGGACCTTCGCACACTATGTTGAGACCTTCACGCATTCCGACACGCTACCGAGTATCCTCAACAGTTTGAAATACAGCGTTTTCAGCACGATGTTGGCACTTTTGGTCGGTGTTGTGGTGTCCTATCTGTTGACACGCAAACGTCTCCCGTTTCAGAATCTGTTGGATGCAGTGGCGATGTTGCCCTTAGCACTGCCGGGTGTCGCCATCGCGTTCGGATACATGGGGAGTTTCGCGGATACGACGCTGCTCCTGCGGTATTTTCCAGATGGATTGGTATCTGTTATAGATCCGAGACAGAATCCGACGTTCCTGCTGATTATCAGTTATGCGGTGCGGCGGTTACCCTATATGTTGCGTTCCATTTACGCCGGACTCCAGCAGACGAGTGTGAGCTACGAAGAAGCGTCGCAAAACGTGGGAGCAACGCCTGTTCGGACGTTGTATAAAATCACCCTGCCTTTGGTCATCGCGAACATCCTGGCGGGTGCGATTCTGGTGTTCTCGTTCTCTATGCTTGAAGTCAGTGATAGCCTCATCTTGGCAATGAAAGATCAGCACTATCCGATTACGAAAGCGATTTGGTCACTCTCTCAGCGTCCAGACCACGGTCCCTATACGGCGAGCGCACTCGGTGTGGTCGGTATGCTCATCCTGATTGCGTGTCTGCTTGGTGCGGGACGTGCGCTGGGTGGGAAGTTAGGAGAAATCTTCCGAATTTAGAAATAGTTGACAGAACAATGCCGTATATCCAATGGAAAAATGATTTGAAATAAGTAACATCCTATGATAAAATATGAAGCAATAAAGCCTAAAGTGTACATCGCAACGACAGTCGTTAGTTACTTAGTAGCGCGCCCCAGCAACGATGTAACCTTAGCCGAGCGGCAAAGAGCGACACGAGCGTTGTGGGAGAACTATTCCGATACCTTCGAGTTTATCGTTTCCGATATAGTTATCACTGAAATTAGACAAGGCAATAAACATATTGTAAACGAGACGAAGCGGCAGCATATTGATCAGGTTTGTCAAGTCGCTGGATACCAACCTATAATTCTCTGCACTCCCGCAGAGTTAATTGAGGGGATACAAATGAAAGAGGAACAACACCCACCCATGGATCCCGTTCTTGAAGAATGCTATCGGATGAAAGCAGAATTCAACGCCCGGTTCAAAACCATGCAGGAACTTGTCGATTATTTGAAGGCAGAAAATATAAAGAACAAAGCGGAAGGTTGGAAATATATATCGCCACCGCCAACCAAACGCCACAACCAAACCTGATGGCGTTTATGCCGTTATCCCGTTATAAGTAATGATTTTCGAGACACAAGATTGAAATATAGGCAGGGGCCGCGGGTTACCCTGCCTTTTTTCTACTTGGTGCAATGGAAAGCAGCATATTGTAGAAATCATCCATAAGAAAACAGAGGAAATACAGTGGACATTTTGCATAGCATCCGCGATGCGTTGTTGGAAGCGCGAGACGTGCTGGATCGATTTATCGGAAACCCTGAGAATATTGCGACCCTCGCGGAAACCGCAGAATTAATCCGAGATGTATTTGAACAGGAAGGTCGGGTCTTTACCTGTGGAAATGGTGGGAGTTTGTGCGATGCGATCCATTTTGCTGAGGAATGCACAGGTAAGTTTCGGAGCGATCGGAAGCCACTTCCAGCGATTGCACTCGGTGACGCGGGACATATCACTTGCACGGCGAACGATTTCGGATTCGCAGAGATCTTCGCACGTCCACTGTTGGCACTTGGACATCCCGGGGATCTGCTTGTGGTGCTCTCAACCAGCGGAAATTCTGAAAATGTTGTGCGTGCGGCGGTGGCGGCACAGTCTCGTGGGATGAAAGTGTTTGGGGTGTTGGGGAGAGAGGGTGGATGCCTCAAAGAACATTGCGATAGCTATCTGATTGCGCCAGGGGACACTGCGGATCGCATTCAGGAAATCCATATTAAAGTCCTCCATATTCTGATTGAACAAGTTGAACGGTTAATGTTTCCAAAGAATTATTGATCGTGTTTCAAGACTTTGCTACTATGCGGGGATTCAGTGCGGTTGAAAACCGCACCGGACTTCACCAATAAATTACCGAATTAATAAATTAATCTTCATACAGTTTGTGCTACAGAAGTGCTACAAAAATTGGTGAATGTATTTCTGAATATTGCTTAACCGTTCACAACCAAATTAATTTGACCTGAACCCCAACAATTTGATATGCTGCAGAGACGAAACAACTTTTGGCAGTCATCTGTGATATCGTCGTCCCATGAGGAGGACAATTTATGGAGTCAGCGGAAAAAAATAAGGCGTATTGGCGAAAGAACCTCCAATATCTCGCTATTTTATTGGGAATTTGGTTTATTACCTCATATCTCTGCTCGGTAGTGTTCGTAGAGCAGTTGGACAAAATCCGTATTGGCGGCTGTCCGCTGGGTTTCTATTTCGCACAACAGGCATCAATTTGGATTTTCGTTGAGCTCATCTTCGTTTATGCATGGTTGATGAACCGATTAGAGCGACGATATAGTCAGCGCGAAGCCGAGGAGGACACAGATCAAATATGAACGTAGAAGCATGGACTTTCGTAATGGTGGCGCTCTCCTTCGCGTTGTATATTGGCGTGGCACTCTGGTCTAAGGCACGCTCGACGGGGGACTTCTATGTCGCTGGGAGCAACGTGCATCCGGTTGTGAACGGTATGGCGACAGCCGCGGATTGGATGAGCGCAGCGTCCTTTATCGCAATGGCAGGAATGATCTCGTTCATGGGACGCGATGGGTCGGTCTATCTACTCGGATGGACAGGAGGCTACGTCCTGCTGGCGTTGCTATTGGCGCCCTATCTCCGTAAATTCGGTAAGTATACCGTGCCCGATTTCGTGGGCGACCGATATTACTCGCAATTGGCTCGGATTGTCGCAGTGGTGTGTGCGATTTTTGTCTCGTTTACTTACGTGGCGGGACAGATGCGCGGGGTCGGCATTGTCTTTTCTCGGTTCCTGAGTGTCAATGTTGAGACCGGGGTGCTCATCGGCATGGGGATCGTGTTCTTTTATGCCGTGCTTGGCGGAATGAAAGGCATTACCTATACGCAAGTCGCACAATATTGTGTGCTGATTTTCGCGTATCTCGTGCCTGCGATTTTCATCTCTATCCTCATTACAGGCAACGCTATCCCGCAGATGGGACTGATGGGGAAAGTGACGGATGGTTCGGGACTTTATCTCCTTGATCGGCTCAACGGGCTGAACGAGCAATTGGGGTTTAACCGCTATACAGATGGCAATAAAGCCACGATTGATGTCTTTTTTATCACGGCGGCGTTGATGCTGGGAACGGCAGGGCTGCCGCACGTGATTATCCGATTCTATACCGTGCGAAAGGCATCTGAAGCGCGGATTTCCGCGGGGTGGGCACTCCTGTTCATCGCCCTTCTCTATACGACTGCACCGGCGGTGGCTATCTTTGCACGCACAAACCTGCTCAATACTGTCAGTTATGAACAGAACGGTGAATTGACGGATGTGAAATATGAGGACGCACCAGACTGGTTTAAGAATTGGGAGGCAACAGGTCTGATTAAATTTGACGATGTGAACGGGGATGGCGCGATCCAGTACCGGGGTCCAAACTCGGATGTTCAGAATGAATTGACGATTGATCGAGACATCATGGTGCTGGCGAATCCTGAGATTGCGAAACTCCCGAACTGGATTGTCGGCTTAGTGGCTGCTGGGGGTTTAGCAGCAGCCCTCTCGACCGCCGCAGGTTTGCTATTGGTCATCTCCACCGCAGTTGCGCATGATCTTCTGAAAGGGACGATGATGCCAACGCTACAGGAAAAACAGGAATTGACTGCTGCGCGTATTGCGGCGGGTGTCGCCGTGTGTATCGCAGGGTATTTCGGCATCAATCCACCCGGATTCGTAGCACAAGTCGTGGCGTTCGCCTTCGGTCTCGCGGCGAGTTCGTTTTTCCCCGCGATTGTGATGGGCATCTTCTCGAAACGCATGAACAAAGCCGGAGCGGTCAGTGGCATGATCGTCGGTATCACCTTTACAGCGGCGTATATCATCTATTTCAAGTTCATCAATCCAGAATTAAACACATCGGAACATTGGTTATGGGGTATTTCACCGGAAGGGATCGGAACCCTCGGTATGGTGCTAAACTTCATTGTCTCTATCACTGTTGCTGCGCTGACACCACCGCCCCCGGAGGAGGTCCAAGCACTCGTTGATGACATCCGGGTTCCATAGAAATAAGGAAAATGAAAAAGAGGTTTGCGATGATTGCAAAATTTTCATGGAAATTTCGTCGATTTCCCGTTCAAGGCGTAGCAAGGCTTTTTGAGGGCAGCTTGCAACCGGCTCTCAAAACATGCTGTGTCGTTCTGGTGTTGTTGATGGTCCCTTTGGCACACGCTGCGAAAGTGGAAGATTTTATGCCCAAAGAGAGTGTCCTCTATGTGAAACTCCAAGATATAGATGAGGTCTACGGTGAGATTGAAATTTCAGAAAATTGGGAGAAAGCCCTTGCGCTGTTACCGAACCTGCCGGACTGGCAGGAGATGGAGCAGGGACTCGCGATGTTACAAGGGGTCCTTGGGACTAACCCCTTGGGCATAATTGAGACGGTGGGTTACCGAACGGCATTCGCAATATGGGCAGATGCATCAGGTGATCAGCAAGTCGGTGTCGTCATACATTCGGGCGGAAATCTTGGCACACTTCAGCAGTTAACCAACATTGTAGAAGGGCTTTTAGGGATGGATGCTGCGAATACCTTACGCTTGGATGCGGGTGTCTATCAGCGAGTCCGTTACAATGCGTTGGAGCGGTTCAACGCTATCGTGAAATACGGGTTTGTAGACGATTTTCTTGTGATCGGGGCAGGTGACGGAAGCTTTGAAAAGTTGATGGATACCTACCGAACCGACCTGCCGTCTGTTGAGCAGAACCCGGAATTTGCCGAAGCGTTAGAGAAAATTGGGGTAGGAGAAGTTACCGTATTTGCGAACGTTCCCCCTATTTTGCCCGTGGTGGGTTTAGCAGCATCGGAACGCAGGAACCTCGCCACTTTTCAATCTATGTTTGGACGGCTCAATTTGCTGGAAACAGGTGCCTTCCTCCAAATTACAGCGCAGTTTACGCCAAATCCACCAGAAAACGAGATAGGCCTGTTTTTAAAGGAGGGACAAGCACTTGAAACCCTGAACGCAGTATCCGATGCGGATGACCTGTTTGTGGCTGTAGCTCCCAAAGTTACGGAAAGCCTGTGGAAGTTTGTTCCCACCGATGCCGCTGCCGAGAGAGCAATCTCTTTTTTCGAGGAGCTTTTGAATCTCGACTTGGAAGAAGATATCAGGGTTGGCTTGACGAGTGAACTCGCTTTGTCGGTACCTGATCTCACACGTTTCGATTCAGAAGCCTTGAGTGGTTTTAGATTTACGCTTGATGGCGCAATTGAACTGGATACAGGTGATGTGCAGACCGATGGCGGCATTATTTTCAACCCCAGCAACAGGATGAAATGGGACCTGATCGGCAATTCCCTCTCTAACCTACAAAGTACTTCCGTTTCCCAAACGGAATATAAAGGCACAACGGTGTCGGAGGTTGCCGCAAATATTTATTATAGTGACATAGATGGATTGTTTCTTGTGGGGTTCTCAGAGGAATACATCTATCAACTTATTGATGGAATTCAACAGAAAAAGAAACCTTCCTACTTAAAACAGGGACCAAAAACACCGACTGCGTTTGCACAACTCAATTTAGCGCGGGCTCTGGAGATGAAAAACGGCTCACCCCCTTCTAATCAGCTGATCGTTGATGCTAAGGAGGTACCCCTATTGCTCACCTGGCTTTCAGTGGAAGATGACACGGCTTTGTTGGAGGCAACGTTGTCCGAAAAAGAGACACCTATTGAGATGCTCGCAAAACTGGTGCCATTTCTGCTCTGGAATATGGATGTTCAATCGGAACAGTCTGATTAGACATAACCAATTGAGGAGAGAATAATGATTCAGAAAAGATTTACACCGAATGTGAACACTCGGCGATGGTTTTGGGTGATAGCAACTGTGATCGGTATATGCCTCGGTTTAGGGATTAGCCACATGGTTCAACTTCATGAAGCAACAGCAGAATCACACGATGATGGCTTCTCCGAACTCGCTGCGGAACTCGATGCGATCAAAGCGAAACATAGAATGCTACAAGCGAGATGGCAATCCGAATTGCTCGCACAGATCGTGCCAACGTTGGCGGATGAATCTGATGATGTCCGACATGAATATGTGGATTTCCTTGAAGAAATTGGGAGTCCCGGGATCGCTGCCCTCGTTGCGATACTTCAAGACCCAGATAAGGATGTCCGCGAGGCAGCTGTTGAAGCGTTGGGTGAAATCGGTGAAGACCTCGCGAAAAATGGGCAGTCCACTGATACCATCCGAGATGCTTTA from the Candidatus Poribacteria bacterium genome contains:
- a CDS encoding iron ABC transporter permease yields the protein MRRRYDLTPPITLVFGLTVLFFVVFLIYPLLYVFKEAFWIENTFNLTYFKLIVTDPNIRELVINSFKIGVMVTLVTSIISLPLAYFLTRYRYPGRDTLRAVILIPMIMPPFVGAIGMKQFFGLYGSVNMLLGKLNLMDLTEPIDWFGGGFWGVVMLSTLHLYPIMYLNIVAALANVDPSLEEAAENMGASRFQVFRQITLPLMMPGYFAGAILVFIWAFTDLGTPLIFEYRNVVSVRIFNQVTEANTNPMGYALVVLIIVLTALAFYVSKRWTGSKHYEMLGRGHVTSRETDAKWGMRGIIYTFIGGLTLTALLPHISVILVSLTPDASQWRLSVLPQSWTFAHYVETFTHSDTLPSILNSLKYSVFSTMLALLVGVVVSYLLTRKRLPFQNLLDAVAMLPLALPGVAIAFGYMGSFADTTLLLRYFPDGLVSVIDPRQNPTFLLIISYAVRRLPYMLRSIYAGLQQTSVSYEEASQNVGATPVRTLYKITLPLVIANILAGAILVFSFSMLEVSDSLILAMKDQHYPITKAIWSLSQRPDHGPYTASALGVVGMLILIACLLGAGRALGGKLGEIFRI
- a CDS encoding type II toxin-antitoxin system VapC family toxin encodes the protein MIKYEAIKPKVYIATTVVSYLVARPSNDVTLAERQRATRALWENYSDTFEFIVSDIVITEIRQGNKHIVNETKRQHIDQVCQVAGYQPIILCTPAELIEGIQMKEEQHPPMDPVLEECYRMKAEFNARFKTMQELVDYLKAENIKNKAEGWKYISPPPTKRHNQT
- a CDS encoding SIS domain-containing protein, whose protein sequence is MLHSIRDALLEARDVLDRFIGNPENIATLAETAELIRDVFEQEGRVFTCGNGGSLCDAIHFAEECTGKFRSDRKPLPAIALGDAGHITCTANDFGFAEIFARPLLALGHPGDLLVVLSTSGNSENVVRAAVAAQSRGMKVFGVLGREGGCLKEHCDSYLIAPGDTADRIQEIHIKVLHILIEQVERLMFPKNY
- a CDS encoding DUF4212 domain-containing protein — encoded protein: MESAEKNKAYWRKNLQYLAILLGIWFITSYLCSVVFVEQLDKIRIGGCPLGFYFAQQASIWIFVELIFVYAWLMNRLERRYSQREAEEDTDQI
- a CDS encoding cation acetate symporter; its protein translation is MNVEAWTFVMVALSFALYIGVALWSKARSTGDFYVAGSNVHPVVNGMATAADWMSAASFIAMAGMISFMGRDGSVYLLGWTGGYVLLALLLAPYLRKFGKYTVPDFVGDRYYSQLARIVAVVCAIFVSFTYVAGQMRGVGIVFSRFLSVNVETGVLIGMGIVFFYAVLGGMKGITYTQVAQYCVLIFAYLVPAIFISILITGNAIPQMGLMGKVTDGSGLYLLDRLNGLNEQLGFNRYTDGNKATIDVFFITAALMLGTAGLPHVIIRFYTVRKASEARISAGWALLFIALLYTTAPAVAIFARTNLLNTVSYEQNGELTDVKYEDAPDWFKNWEATGLIKFDDVNGDGAIQYRGPNSDVQNELTIDRDIMVLANPEIAKLPNWIVGLVAAGGLAAALSTAAGLLLVISTAVAHDLLKGTMMPTLQEKQELTAARIAAGVAVCIAGYFGINPPGFVAQVVAFAFGLAASSFFPAIVMGIFSKRMNKAGAVSGMIVGITFTAAYIIYFKFINPELNTSEHWLWGISPEGIGTLGMVLNFIVSITVAALTPPPPEEVQALVDDIRVP